The nucleotide window AAGGGAATTCACTGCAAACACTGAAGATAAGATTGCAGAAAAAGTTTACGTTGTTGTATCGAAATTAGACAAAGCTATAAGAGATTATCTACTGAATAATGAAATAGATGAAGAGCAAATAATAGTAAAGAATATGAATTTCCTATTAAGGAGATTAGGTGTTTCAGAAATAGTAATATACAACGCAGAAGACCCAACGGTACCGGATGTAAAAGGAAAGAAATCTCAAGCATTACCTTTAAGTCCTGCTATTGTGGTAGAATAAGCATGAGACACTTTATAATAGATTGTGATACCGCTGAAGACGACGTATTAAGCCTATATCTTTTATTAAAGAACAACATTGACGTAGTTGCAGTAACTATTGTTGAAGGTAATATATCGTACGAACAAGAGGTAAAGAACGCACTATGGGCTTTAGAACAAGTCAACCGTGAAATTCCAGTTTATCCCGGTGCGAATAAGCCATTATTAAAAAATTACATAACAGTTGAGAAGGTACATGGAAAAGGTGGAATAGGCGATGTAACGGTTGAACCTAAAAGGTTAAAAGCCCAAGAGAAACATGCGGCATTAGCGATCATAGATTTAGCAAATGAATATGCGGGAGAATTGGAATTTTTAGCGATTTCACCTCTAACTAACTTAGCTTTAGCCTACTTATTGGATAATTCGATCGTAAAGAAAATTAAGAAAGTCTGGGTAATGGGTGGTGCAGTATTCGGAATAGGTAATATTACACCAGTAGCAGAGTTTAACATTTGGGTAGATCCAGATGCAGCTAAAATAGTATTTAACGCTGGTTTCGATATTACAATGATACCGTGGGATGTAATAATCAATTACCCAGTAACGGATGAAGAGTGGAATGTAATCAAAAATATGAAGACTAGAATGAGCGAACTTTACGTTTCAATGTATTTACACTACAGACAATACTCTTCAACGGTACAGAAGATAAATGGTCATCCTCATCCTGATGCAATTACAACTGCCATAGCTATCGATGGAAGTATAGCAACGAGAAGAGAAAAAAGGTTTGTAGTAATAGACAACACCGATAATATTACCAGAGGTATGACACTAGTGGATAGATTTGATGCCGACACTAGTTGGTCTGACAAACCTAATGCTGAAATAGTTTATGAAATAAATAAGAAAAGCTTTATGGAAAAAATTTATGATTTATTAAATTGGTTTTAGCTCTTTAAAATTTGAATTTTTACAACTCCTTCATTTTCATCGTAAATTACCTTAACTAAATCTCCTTCCTTTACTGGGAACTTCTGTCTTACTTTCGCTGGTATTGTTACTTGATAGTTACGAGAAACCTTTACAACTTCTTCAACTGGTAGCACTTTACGGTTTTCTCCTCCTCTTGAACAGTTTTTTGATCCCACCCGCCTCACGGTAAATACTTTTTATCAATCTGGCCAACCTTTTGGCCCCGAGCATCAGACCCGTGGAGTACTTGAAGTATTGAACAACGAGGAGGGAGAGAGCCTTCAAGGCCACGAAGCCTGAGTTCCTAACCCAGGTCAAGAAGGACCCACCCTCGAGTCCCAAGGCCTTGAGCTCCCTGATCAAGACCTCTATGTCCCAACGGTTCTCCCAGGTCGTTATGATATCTTCAGCCGTGTCGTTAAGGTCGGTGGAGAAGAAATACCTCCTCCCGTAACCCTTATAGTCATCTATAACAAGTAACTTTATGGGAGTCCCCAAGTACTCTACCAGGTACTCCCCTTGGGGGAACTCGCTAACGGGCACGGATCTGCCACCCTCGACGACTCGCGCGCTGGACTTGAGTTCCCCCACAGTATTCCCTTGGAGAGTCCTCGAGTTCACGTACCATGAGTCGAAGACCCTAGCTTTTACATTCAAACCTGAGAGGGAGGAGAGAAACTCCAAGAGGGCATCTATCTTGGTCTTGAACTTCACCTCCTCACCCCTACGCTTGAGCTCCTCTTCCACCTTTCGGGGTATGTAGGCAATTATGTGGATCACGTAGATCTGGTTGTTCACCAGATCCTTGACGCCAATCACAAGGAGTTGGATCGCGGGTTCGAACCTCTTGTGCGCCCTACAGTAGAAGATCTGCGCCCCGTTTCTGGAGACCGGCATGGCCCTAGCGTAGAGCTTGTGGTCGTGGGTGTCGTCCACTATGAGAAGGACAGGATGATCCCCGACTAACTTCTTCACGACCTCGATTAGTTTGGCTTGAGCTGCCTTGTCCAAGTTATTCAGTACGGTCTCGTAGTCCATCTCGGCCTCTTGAGCTATCTCGGTAGCATTTCTTCCCACAACCGCCCCCAAGAGTAGCCTCTTGGCAACGTCCTTCCTCGTTCCAGTCATGGATAGTATGACCTCGTTAACTGCCTTTTCCAATGCCTTATAGTACTCCTCCCTCGTCAATTCTTTGGTCATACCAAAATTAAAGGTTCTAATTTTAAAAAGTTTTTATGGGCCTCTTGAACTGCCAGGATTTTCCGATAAATGCTAAACTGGCATAAAAATGTATTAGTAAAAGAAGGTTTAAATATTTTATCAAACTCTAAGAAAAGACAATACTTGAAACTATTAAGGACTATTAAATATATAGAGCGTTAATTATACAGTTAAGTGAAAAACAGTAAGATTTCCATAATAGTTTTATGGCCCCATTTCCTAATTTTATAAAATGGAAAGAATAGTGGAACTTGAAGAACAAATAAAAAAGGAGAGGAACAAAGAGAAGAGAAATACCCTATATATTTCGCTTATCCAAGAATATCACAATTTATATAAGAAATATAAGAATACTGAGTTCTTGGATCGAGCACTATCCATTGCAAACAAAATTGAAAAGAAAAACCCTACTGTCCTAAATATTTTGGGGCTAATATACCTAGAAAAGAGAAGGCCAGATATAGCAATTTTAACCTTTAAAGAACTACTTAGCAATTACAATCTAAATAATGAAGACAAAAATGTAATCTTATACAATTTATCTTTAGCTTATTTTCAAAAAGGGGAGCTATTAAATGCGTATAACACATTAAAGGGATTAGTATTAAACTCGAGAGGAGAGATAAATGTTCTAAGTAAGAAATTATTAGTGAAAGTTTGTCTAGCACTAGGAGAAATCAGATATATAGAAGAGGCGAGAGAATTATTGGAGGAATTTAATATTCCCTCTGAGGAGCTTGCAATAGCATATGCAGCACTGGCTAAATACTATAATGACAATAAACTATTAAAAAAGGCTAAAGATATCGCCATAGTTTTAGGAAATGAAAAAATTCTAGCTGATATACTTTCAATATCAGACGACGAGGAAGATTTAAGGAAAGCAATACAGATTTATGAAAAACTTGGAGATCATAATAGTGAATTGAAACCATTATATAAGCTATCGAATAAAGATCCATCCTTATTTGCGCAGATATTGGAAAAAATAGGAAATCTTGAGGATAGTAAGGACAAGCTTGTCATCCTTTATGACATCTATAGGAGGACGAAAATTCTACAATTCCTTAAAGAAGCAATAAAAACCGCTGAAAAACTTCAAGATTATCTTTTCCTAGCTAGGGCATATTCAGAGTTAGCCAATTATGAAGAAGAGGTAACTAATCTGAGAAAAGCCATTTCGTTCTACGAAAAGT belongs to Saccharolobus solfataricus and includes:
- a CDS encoding nucleoside hydrolase — protein: MRHFIIDCDTAEDDVLSLYLLLKNNIDVVAVTIVEGNISYEQEVKNALWALEQVNREIPVYPGANKPLLKNYITVEKVHGKGGIGDVTVEPKRLKAQEKHAALAIIDLANEYAGELEFLAISPLTNLALAYLLDNSIVKKIKKVWVMGGAVFGIGNITPVAEFNIWVDPDAAKIVFNAGFDITMIPWDVIINYPVTDEEWNVIKNMKTRMSELYVSMYLHYRQYSSTVQKINGHPHPDAITTAIAIDGSIATRREKRFVVIDNTDNITRGMTLVDRFDADTSWSDKPNAEIVYEINKKSFMEKIYDLLNWF
- a CDS encoding AbrB/MazE/SpoVT family DNA-binding domain-containing protein, with translation MLPVEEVVKVSRNYQVTIPAKVRQKFPVKEGDLVKVIYDENEGVVKIQILKS
- a CDS encoding ISNCY-like element ISC1217 family transposase, whose translation is MTKELTREEYYKALEKAVNEVILSMTGTRKDVAKRLLLGAVVGRNATEIAQEAEMDYETVLNNLDKAAQAKLIEVVKKLVGDHPVLLIVDDTHDHKLYARAMPVSRNGAQIFYCRAHKRFEPAIQLLVIGVKDLVNNQIYVIHIIAYIPRKVEEELKRRGEEVKFKTKIDALLEFLSSLSGLNVKARVFDSWYVNSRTLQGNTVGELKSSARVVEGGRSVPVSEFPQGEYLVEYLGTPIKLLVIDDYKGYGRRYFFSTDLNDTAEDIITTWENRWDIEVLIRELKALGLEGGSFLTWVRNSGFVALKALSLLVVQYFKYSTGLMLGAKRLARLIKSIYREAGGIKKLFKRRRKP
- a CDS encoding tetratricopeptide repeat protein codes for the protein MERIVELEEQIKKERNKEKRNTLYISLIQEYHNLYKKYKNTEFLDRALSIANKIEKKNPTVLNILGLIYLEKRRPDIAILTFKELLSNYNLNNEDKNVILYNLSLAYFQKGELLNAYNTLKGLVLNSRGEINVLSKKLLVKVCLALGEIRYIEEARELLEEFNIPSEELAIAYAALAKYYNDNKLLKKAKDIAIVLGNEKILADILSISDDEEDLRKAIQIYEKLGDHNSELKPLYKLSNKDPSLFAQILEKIGNLEDSKDKLVILYDIYRRTKILQFLKEAIKTAEKLQDYLFLARAYSELANYEEEVTNLRKAISFYEKYIEKSQK